AGTAGAATATACTAAAAAACTTTTTCCTAACATAGATTTTAAATATATATCAGGACATAGGGAGGGTATACGAGATAAGCCTAATCCTGACAGACTCTTAGAAATAATAGAAAAAGAGGGTACACCACTAGATGAAGTGATATATTATGGAGATAAAGATGTGGATATAGAAGCAGCTAAACAAGCAGGAATAGACATGATACTAGTAAGTTATGGACAGGGAAATGAGGAAGACTATAATAATGATTATCCACTAAAAATAATGGATTCACCAAGAGATTTACTAGACTTTTAATAATAAACTTATGGGAGTAATAACGTTGACAAAGAAATTATTCATATTTGATTTTGATGGAACACTTGTAAACACCTTCTATGATTCAGTGATTGCATATAATAAAGCATTAGAACAACATGGAAGAGAAGTATATCATTATGATAAGCTTGAAGACCTAGAATTTGATGATTTCATAGAAAATATGACTCGTGACGAGGAAATACTAGAAACATATGGCGAAATATATACTAATAGTAACATGGAATACACAAAACCATACCCTGGAATAATGGAAGTACTAGAAACACTAGATAATAACCCCGAGGTAGAATTAGCAATCTGCTCAAACAGGATACAAAACCTCCTAGATATGCTCACAGAACGATTATTCTCAAACATCAACTTCAAACATGTAATAGGATACAATGAGGGAGGCTACTTCAAGCCAAACCCTGAAATGATGAATCAAATACTAGACCATGAAAACTATTCCCGTGATGAAATTATATATATAGGCGACAGAGGTACTGATATTAAAACAGCAAAAAACTCAAATCTAGACCTAATTCTTGTAACATGGGGACAAGGAAATAGTGAAGCATACAATGATTCATATCCGTTAAAAGTTATAGATAACCCCAAACAATTATTAAACTTATAAAAATATGCGAGATAAAATACAATGATGATGAAATGTGATATATGTGGATGTGAATTTGACCATACAAAAGCAGGACACTGTGACTGTGGATTTGACTGTTGTGGCCTAATGCTAAAATGTCCACGGTGTGGAATACACATAGACCTTCCACCAGAACTAAAAAAAGAAAAACAAGAAGAACATGATAAAAAATCAATATTCACGAGACTAGAAAAAGAATTAGAAGACAAATTATGAATAAAATAAAATTCATATTAAATAGAAAAAAGAATAATTAACATATATATGGAGTATGTAAAAAGAGAATTGAGGGCTCTTGATAATATAAATAAAAGAATAAATAAGATTTAAGTAAAGTATTTGATGAATATGATGTGTCTTATTGTATTATCAATGTTTAATAGGAGAGATATAATGTCTATGGTAAGTATTATTCGTCCTGATCATCCTGAAAGTCCTGACGATATAGGAATAGTAAGAGAAGAAATTCAAGAGAAAAGAACAGATCCAGAAGCAATGATATTAAGAGAATTTATAAAATTATGTATGGATAATTTTAAAGATATGGATAAGTTAAACGAATTAGTTAATGAGTATTCTGAAAAATTAAGTATAACTCCAAAGAGTTAATACATAAACGGGCAATATTTGAAGGACTTATTGAAGATGATGAGCGTGAGTTGCGTGAAGAAAAATATGGAAAACATTAATAGGCGAAGAATACAATGAATTAATAAAGGAATACCTTGACAGACTATGCAGTGACACCATACATACTCATAACTAAAACAAAAGAATAAGATATAGAAGAATACAAAGAAGAAGTTTTTTTATAATACTATTAATTCGAAGATAAAATACAATAATTAATCCCAAATACTTA
This genomic interval from Candidatus Methanosphaera massiliense contains the following:
- a CDS encoding HAD family hydrolase, encoding MTKKLFIFDFDGTLVNTFYDSVIAYNKALEQHGREVYHYDKLEDLEFDDFIENMTRDEEILETYGEIYTNSNMEYTKPYPGIMEVLETLDNNPEVELAICSNRIQNLLDMLTERLFSNINFKHVIGYNEGGYFKPNPEMMNQILDHENYSRDEIIYIGDRGTDIKTAKNSNLDLILVTWGQGNSEAYNDSYPLKVIDNPKQLLNL